The following are from one region of the Stanieria cyanosphaera PCC 7437 genome:
- a CDS encoding UPF0182 family protein, giving the protein MPKLLSERIFRLAVIIIGAWLLIDLLAHVVTEILWFKEVNYLSVLLKRWGWQLLLWVVACGVSIGFLLTNWFIANRLAWRWLPQNENNSLGIAYLPGRQDKPGFKTPNQKFVLRLKLPLLLILVLISSSAIAFLVVYYSTIAFQAWHYNYNLPKIIPTLPSLFTWLSVVKIFTAIKQPQYLEQSMIIIFLALLLIFKPKSFLLALSVIISLAFSLIISGNWTVFLQYFNKSLFNTVDPQFGNDISFYIFSFPVWKLLNLWLLGLFGFALLGSFLFYLLSGNSLFEGKFNGFSTQQSWHLSCLLSGLFLIVALRHWLNRYDLLYSQRGVIYGANFTDITIQLPLETILTITAIVVGIWLSLQVLISYRPKKYQFKLGKKRIISWWLVLIYLLILVVGNLTGPIVQRLVVQPNELAKESKFIQRSIAMTRTAFGLDKIDDQIFNPQDQLTATDIQQNDLTIDNIRLWDTRPILQTNRQLQQIRLYYKFFDADIDRYTIGETENNKQQVIIAPRELDYSSVPQRAQTWVNKHLIYTHGYGFTLSPVNQVDQGGLPFYFVKDIGTGTQEEGTLTVSSELIRQNIPIGQPRIYYGELTDPYIMTPSTVREFDFPSGEENIYNTYDGNGGIRIGNYLSRLLFAEYLKDWQMIFTQNFTDETKLLLRRNINRRVRTIAPFLRYDRDPYLVVADVENEQGKKEPNYLYWIIDAYTTSDRYPYSDPEDDDFNYIRNSVKVVIDAYNGDVTFYIAEPEDPIVQTWQNIFPSLFKSLEEMPVSLRRHIRYPEDLFSIQSEKLLIYHMTDAQVFYNREDQWQIPQEIYGTESQTIEPYYLIMKLPTATKEEFILLHPYTPISRPNLIGWLAARSDGEFYGKLLLYKFPKQRLVYGPNQIEALINQDPVISQQISLWNRKGSKAIQGNLLIIPIEQSLLYVEPLYIEAEQNSLPILARVIVVYENQIVMAENLQEALEAIFNPNVDSDSTIIRPLEELPSVAPE; this is encoded by the coding sequence ATGCCGAAACTTCTTTCAGAACGAATATTTCGTCTTGCTGTAATCATTATAGGAGCGTGGCTATTGATCGATCTGCTCGCTCATGTAGTTACTGAAATTTTGTGGTTTAAAGAAGTTAATTATTTGTCAGTGTTATTAAAACGTTGGGGATGGCAATTATTATTGTGGGTTGTTGCTTGTGGAGTTTCGATTGGTTTTTTATTAACGAATTGGTTTATTGCTAATCGTTTAGCGTGGCGATGGTTGCCTCAAAATGAAAATAACTCACTAGGGATTGCCTATTTACCTGGAAGACAAGACAAACCTGGTTTTAAGACTCCCAATCAGAAGTTTGTTTTAAGGCTCAAATTACCACTATTATTGATTTTAGTCTTGATTAGTAGTAGTGCGATCGCGTTTTTAGTAGTTTATTATAGTACAATTGCTTTTCAGGCTTGGCATTATAACTATAATTTGCCTAAGATTATTCCTACTTTGCCTTCTTTGTTTACCTGGTTGTCGGTAGTCAAAATTTTCACGGCTATCAAACAACCACAATATCTTGAACAAAGCATGATCATTATTTTTCTTGCTTTGCTATTAATTTTTAAACCCAAATCCTTTTTATTAGCTTTATCAGTAATTATTAGTTTAGCTTTTAGTTTAATTATATCTGGAAATTGGACAGTCTTTTTACAATATTTTAATAAAAGCTTATTTAATACTGTCGACCCCCAATTCGGTAATGATATTAGTTTTTATATTTTTAGTTTTCCTGTTTGGAAGTTATTAAATCTTTGGTTATTAGGATTGTTTGGGTTTGCGCTGCTTGGTTCTTTTTTATTTTATTTATTATCAGGAAATAGTCTTTTTGAAGGTAAATTTAATGGATTTTCGACTCAACAATCTTGGCACTTATCTTGTTTATTGTCTGGCTTATTTCTCATTGTAGCGTTACGGCATTGGCTCAATCGATATGATCTGCTTTATTCTCAACGAGGAGTTATTTATGGAGCAAACTTTACTGATATTACCATTCAACTGCCTTTAGAAACAATTTTGACGATTACAGCAATTGTAGTGGGAATTTGGTTGTCACTGCAAGTTTTAATTAGTTATCGCCCGAAAAAATATCAATTTAAACTAGGTAAAAAAAGAATTATATCTTGGTGGTTAGTTTTAATTTATTTATTAATTTTAGTAGTTGGTAATTTAACTGGTCCGATTGTACAGCGTTTAGTCGTTCAACCGAATGAATTAGCCAAAGAAAGCAAGTTTATTCAACGTAGTATTGCGATGACTAGAACTGCTTTTGGTTTAGATAAAATAGACGATCAAATTTTTAATCCTCAAGATCAATTAACTGCTACTGATATTCAACAAAATGATTTAACAATTGATAATATTCGTCTTTGGGATACCCGTCCCATTTTGCAAACCAATCGTCAACTGCAACAAATTCGACTTTATTATAAATTTTTTGATGCTGATATAGACCGATATACTATAGGGGAAACAGAAAATAACAAACAACAAGTCATTATTGCCCCTAGAGAACTAGACTATAGCTCAGTACCTCAAAGAGCGCAAACTTGGGTTAATAAACATTTAATTTACACTCACGGTTATGGTTTTACCCTATCTCCTGTGAATCAAGTAGATCAAGGAGGATTGCCTTTTTATTTTGTCAAAGATATTGGTACTGGTACTCAAGAAGAAGGAACTCTTACCGTTTCTAGTGAATTAATTCGTCAGAATATTCCCATTGGTCAACCGCGAATCTACTATGGAGAATTGACCGATCCTTACATTATGACTCCTTCTACAGTTAGAGAGTTTGATTTTCCCAGTGGAGAAGAAAATATTTACAATACCTATGATGGAAATGGTGGGATCAGAATTGGTAATTATCTGTCTCGATTGTTATTTGCCGAATATCTCAAAGATTGGCAAATGATCTTTACTCAAAACTTTACTGACGAGACTAAATTACTATTACGCCGTAATATCAATCGTCGAGTTAGAACGATTGCTCCTTTCTTAAGATATGACCGAGATCCTTATTTAGTTGTAGCAGATGTAGAAAATGAACAAGGAAAAAAAGAGCCTAATTATCTTTATTGGATTATAGATGCTTATACTACAAGCGATCGCTATCCTTATTCAGATCCCGAAGATGATGATTTTAACTACATTCGCAATTCAGTCAAAGTAGTAATTGATGCCTATAACGGAGACGTAACTTTTTATATTGCTGAACCTGAAGATCCAATTGTTCAGACTTGGCAAAACATCTTTCCTAGTTTATTTAAATCCCTCGAAGAAATGCCTGTTAGTTTGCGTCGTCACATTCGTTATCCTGAGGATTTATTTAGTATCCAATCTGAAAAACTATTAATTTACCACATGACTGATGCTCAAGTGTTTTATAACCGAGAAGATCAATGGCAAATTCCTCAAGAAATTTACGGTACTGAATCTCAAACGATAGAACCCTATTATCTCATTATGAAATTACCAACAGCGACTAAGGAAGAATTTATTTTACTTCATCCTTATACGCCAATTAGTCGTCCTAATTTAATTGGTTGGTTAGCAGCAAGATCTGATGGAGAGTTCTATGGTAAATTATTACTCTATAAATTTCCTAAACAAAGATTAGTTTATGGTCCTAATCAAATCGAAGCTTTAATTAATCAAGATCCAGTTATCTCACAACAAATTTCGTTATGGAATCGCAAAGGTTCAAAGGCTATTCAAGGCAATTTATTAATCATTCCTATTGAACAGTCTTTACTGTATGTTGAACCTTTATATATTGAAGCGGAACAAAATAGTTTGCCAATTTTAGCCAGAGTAATTGTAGTTTATGAAAATCAAATTGTGATGGCAGAAAATTTGCAGGAGGCGTTAGAAGCAATTTTTAATCCTAATGTTGATTCTGATTCTACTATTATTCGACCATTAGAGGAATTACCTTCTGTAGCACCAGAATAA